The following proteins come from a genomic window of Henningerozyma blattae CBS 6284 chromosome 4, complete genome:
- the CDC6 gene encoding AAA family ATPase CDC6 (similar to Saccharomyces cerevisiae CDC6 (YJL194W); ancestral locus Anc_1.142), whose translation MSIASRLRTKRSVHQDELMRNDNDENNSFVVSSTPSKKRKISSIASITPDKESNESTAIYTPFLKKNTTMKLPLQNITPINNRILSPPLTPQSSTIKHLTRKNLQNEIKNLNDNDQPIPATPEKPKKFKLLNQKDKLNVPTFVLNKDSIYSKTKAILQRSSGLWADDIGVLPTRNVEYTQISSFLRTNIVNNKSNSLYITGPPGTGKTAQLNSILNHQFIPTTSPHNDLKNIYKFNTNPDDENEFKYVAMSTINCISFNDPSSIFNRIYNEFNKVQDVRSVHSMHDLQTFMESHSKDTAFIIFLDELDNLTNMNQASKGSNSHAFSTKILFELFLLAKQPSINFILLGVSNSLDMTDRFLTRLNLKTDLLPKTINFYPYNAEQLFEIIMNRLSIVDAKESIFNPMAIRFAAKKISSNSGDLRKLFDILRNSIELLELETLAQSRMSNSKEANTTKPIVSLQHIAKVFTNLNSNKSTRSKINKLNMQQKLVLCALMHRENTDIFQSHCTIDDSFQYYIKLMNRQEISPLKRSEYLEICNALESNSSIEIIDGRSSGKLKTRIKLIRCRIDNKEFIDEMSKFDILKRFL comes from the coding sequence ATGTCAATTGCTTCCAGATTGAGAACAAAGAGATCTGTTCATCAAGATGAACTTATGagaaatgataatgatgagaACAATTCTTTTGTGGTTTCTTCTACACCATCcaagaaaaggaaaattaGTAGTATAGCCTCTATTACACCTGATAAAGAATCAAATGAATCTACTGCTATCTATACCCCATTCCTCAAGAAAAACACTACTATGAAATTAcctttacaaaatattactcCAATTAACAATCGTATATTATCGCCACCACTGACACCACAATCTTCTACTATCAAACATTtgacaagaaaaaatttacagaatgaaattaaaaatttaaatgataacGATCAACCAATTCCAGCAACACCAGAAAAACCcaagaaatttaaattactaaatcaaaaagataaattaaatgttCCAACTTTTGTCTTGAATAAAGATTCCATATATTCTAAGACGAAGGCAATCCTACAAAGATCTTCTGGTCTTTGGGCCGATGATATTGGTGTCTTACCAACGAGAAATGTAGAATACACTCAAATCTCTTCTTTCTTGAGAACTAATATTGTTAACAATAAAAgtaattcattatatataactGGGCCTCCAGGTACAGGTAAGACTGCTCAATTAAATTCCattttaaatcatcaattCATTCCAACAACTAGTCCAcataatgatttgaaaaacatctataaatttaatactaatcctgatgatgaaaatgaatttaaatatgtCGCAATGTCCACTATAAATTgtatttcatttaatgacCCCTCTTCTATTTTCAACAGAATCTACAAcgaatttaataaagttCAAGATGTAAGATCCGTTCATTCTATGCACGATCTACAAACATTCATGGAAAGTCATTCAAAAGATACGGCtttcatcatctttcttgatgaattagataatttgaCAAATATGAACCAAGCATCGAAAGGTTCGAATAGTCATGCCTTTTCGACAAAAAtcttatttgaattattcttattagCAAAACAACCCtcaatcaattttatcCTATTAGGTGTATCAAACTCTTTAGATATGACTGATAGATTCTTAACAAGGTTGAACCTAAAAACAGATCTTTTACCCAAGACTATTAATTTCTACCCATACAATGCAGAACAACTGTTTGAAATTATCATGAACCGTCTTTCTATTGTTGATGCCAAagaatcaatttttaatcCAATGGCAATCCGTTTTGCTGCAAAGAAAATTTCTAGTAATTCTGGTGATTTACGTAAAttgtttgatattttaagaaatagcattgaattattagagtTAGAAACATTAGCTCAATCACGTATGTCTAATAGCAAAGAAGCAAATACAACAAAACCAATTGTTTCTTTACAACATATTGCCAAGGTTTTtactaatttaaattcaaacaaatcaacaagatcaaaaattaataaattgaatatgCAACAAAAATTGGTCCTTTGTGCTTTAATGCATAGGGAAAACACCGATATTTTCCAATCACATTGTACTATAGATGATTCTTTccaatattatattaaattaatgaataGACAGGAAATTTCTCCTCTAAAAAGATCTGAATATCTAGAGATTTGCAACGCTCTAGAAagtaattcttcaattgagATCATCGATGGTAGATCATCTGGTAAATTAAAGACAAGAATCAAATTGATTAGATGTCGTATAGATAACAAAGAATTCATCGATGAAATGTCCAAATTTGATATCCTTAAGAGATTTCTATAA
- the AVT1 gene encoding Avt1p (similar to Saccharomyces cerevisiae AVT1 (YJR001W); ancestral locus Anc_5.220) translates to MVDSEEQQPLVSKSSKVQYISIPSAEDTNISISNNSNVNISIDESINNDNHIPIQYVKRRKSILDHPIGSFRGVNSLSRFATSVRRANSFRTISISNNFNDNLDLDFVGDNSFTETSRRVSTVLHNNGLNSLSGHPSILNIQDPVGRYQNNILNSNNNLLDSSSFQVVEQTIDLGQNANHNPNDISVDMDTDYDQTSVNTYNNTINNTILLDHNSIINHSNEPLDSADSIVIQRVEKKDGTVITIVSGKSTAPQTIFNSINVLIGMGLLALPLGLKYAGWALGLIMLSIFAFSTFCTAELLSRCLDTDPNLLSYADLGYAAFGAKGRALVSVIFTLDLLCVGVSLIILFGDSLNALIPSYSSDFFKIMSFFIVTPGVFIPLSILSNISLLGIISTIGTVFLIFVCGIFKKDQPGSLLNPMPTNLWPLSFKELCLSIGLLSACWGGHAVFPNLKTDMRHPYKFKSCLKKTYKITALTDFSTAIVGFLMFGNSVKGEITKNVMITKGYPEFIYLLISFSMAMIPIAKTPLNARPIISVLDTLMNINHIEFKYTGFNLKLAKFLQIWNKIFVNISFIVVAILFPAFDKLIAFLGAGLVFFICLILPCSFYLKICKYTIKPWERIACITTIVVSIILGVLGVTAAILS, encoded by the coding sequence ATGGTCGATTCCGAGGAACAGCAACCTCTTGTTTCCAAGAGCTCGAAGGTTCAATATATCTCGATTCCAAGCGCCGAGGACACGAATATTTCCattagtaataatagtaatgtAAATATATCTATTGATGAGTCGATCAATAATGATAACCATATTCCTATTCAATATgtcaaaagaagaaaatccATCTTGGACCATCCGATCGGTTCATTTCGTGGTGTGAACTCATTAAGTCGCTTCGCAACTTCAGTAAGAAGAGCCAATTCTTTTAGAACCATCAGtatttccaataatttcaatgatAATTTGGATTTGGATTTCGTTGGTGACAATTCTTTCACTGAAACTTCAAGGCGCGTTTCAACTGTGTTACATAACAACGGCTTAAATAGTCTTTCTGGCCACCCTTCTATATTAAACATTCAAGATCCCGTTGGAagatatcaaaataatattttgaacagtaataataatttgttgGACTCTTCGTCTTTCCAAGTAGTTGAGCAAACAATAGATTTAGGCCAAAATGCTAACCATAATCCCAATGATATCAGTGTTGATATGGACACTGACTACGATCAAACTTCAGTAAACACTTATAATAACACTATTAACAATACTATTTTACTCGATCATAATAGCATCATTAATCATTCTAATGAACCTCTAGACTCGGCTGATTCTATCGTCATTCAAAGAGTAGAGAAAAAAGATGGGACTGTAATCACTATTGTGTCAGGGAAATCTACTGCTCCACAAACTAtctttaattcaattaacGTATTAATTGGTATGGGTCTTTTAGCTTTACCATTAGGCTTAAAATATGCAGGATGGGCCCTTGGTTTAATTATGTTATCTATTTTTGCCTTCTCAACATTTTGTACCGCAGAATTGTTATCAAGATGTTTAGATACTGatccaaatttattatcttatGCAGACTTGGGTTATGCAGCATTTGGTGCTAAAGGAAGAGCTTTAGTCTCTGTAATCTTTACTTTGGATTTGTTATGTGTTGGTGTTTCATTAATCATTCTTTTTGGTGATTCTTTAAATGCTTTAATTCCATCATATTCTTCagattttttcaaaattatgagtttttttattgtcaCACCAGGCGTATTCATCCCATTAAGTATATTATCTAACATTTCATTGTTAGGTATTATATCCACAATCGGAACTgtctttttaatatttgtttgtGGTATCTTTAAGAAAGATCAACCTGgttctttattaaatccAATGCCAACTAACTTATGGCCTTTAagttttaaagaattatgcCTTTCAATTGGTCTTTTAAGTGCTTGTTGGGGTGGTCATGCAGTATTCCCAAATTTGAAAACTGATATGAGACACccatataaatttaaaagttgTCTTAAAAAGACATATAAGATTACGGCATTAACCGATTTCTCAACTGCTATTGTAGGATTTTTGATGTTTGGTAATAGCGTCAAAGGtgaaattacaaaaaatgtCATGATTACAAAAGGGTACCcagaatttatttatctattgatttcattttcaatggCAATGATTCCGATTGCTAAAACTCCTTTGAACGCAAGACCAATTATTAGTGTTCTTGACActttaatgaatattaatcatattgaatttaaatatactgggtttaatttgaaattagctaaatttttacaaatttggaataaaatttttgtcAATATTTCATTCATTGTTGTAGCAATTTTATTCCCAGCTTTCGATAAGCTAATTGCATTCTTGGGTGCAGGTTTGGTcttctttatttgtttgATTTTACCTTGctcattttatttgaaaatttgtaaatataCTATTAAACCTTGGGAGAGAATCGCGTGTATTACAACAATTGTTGTCAGTATAATATTAGGTGTACTAGGTGTCACTGCTGCCATCCTTTCTTAA
- the MPP10 gene encoding rRNA-processing protein MPP10 (similar to Saccharomyces cerevisiae MPP10 (YJR002W); ancestral locus Anc_5.221), protein MTDFIETLTKEPTDILSKSSKGPLSLAKNYMDSVITLHKKEYPNSRNDIDTITTKGLDANQVWWQVKMVLDNVEGNLMDRIQELRELTTSNYISDSERDIDLDDEQQNSSSEQMVESENESELDINKETEDKSDGVEIGNNGEGENISRAESESHSSEEELDSDEEERDLGEAEGEDEGGVKDKFGLNDQFFDIEEFNRQTIAADEIDDMLDNDKEDEDEVDYFADIPSEEDEEAIYYDDFFDKPKENKNKAVSKKSSDKEGEEDFGNESYGEDYYDAAMDAAKLDLFEDETDDEEELTSNKPEKKLSTYEKQQLEIQKQIEILEEEAIAEKKWALKGEVKAKDRPEDALLTEDLEFDRAAKPVPIITSEVTESLEDMIRRRIKNYEFDDLPRRTIHDITNKPFKPKFELSDTKSTKSLAELYENDYNGTKDEDEISEELRMAHNEITDLFNDLCYKLDALSSAHFIPKPLKKSLEVRVETAAISMEDAQPLTLSTSSTLAPQEIYKVGKSENGNEVRLKNGVTISKDEMTREDKGRLRRSMKRKKSKAFAAREDKPSKKSKKESVIDTLSKAKNVTIVNDKGEKRDVRGNIRKAENGITSNNVKL, encoded by the coding sequence atgacTGATTTTATCGAGACTCTAACTAAAGAGCCAACtgatattttatcaaaaagCTCCAAAGGGCCATTGAGTTTGGCTAAAAATTATATGGATTCAGTTATAACGTTACATAAGAAAGAATATCCAAATAGTAgaaatgatattgatacTATTACCACTAAGGGTTTAGACGCTAATCAAGTATGGTGGCAGGTAAAAATGGTCTTAGATAATGTTGAGGGTAATTTAATGGACCGTATTCAAGAATTACGAGAATTAACCACTTCCAATTATATATCTGATTCAGAACGTGACATAGACTTGGATGATGAGCAACAAAATTCTAGTAGTGAGCAGATGGTTGAGAGTGAAAATGAGTCTGAATTAGACATTAATAAAGAGACCGAAGATAAGTCTGATGGTGTTGAAATAGGTAACAATGGCGAAGgagaaaatatatctaGAGCAGAATCAGAATCTCATTCCAGTGAAGAGGAGCTAGATTCAGATGAAGAGGAACGTGATTTAGGAGAAGCAGAAGGGGAAGATGAAGGAGGAGTCAAGGATAAATTTGGTCTTAATGACCAgttttttgatattgaagaGTTTAATAGACAGACTATTGCAGCtgatgaaattgatgatatGCTTGACAATGataaagaagatgaagatgaagttGATTATTTTGCAGACATACCttctgaagaagatgaagaagctATCTACTATGATGATTTTTTCGATAAGcctaaagaaaataaaaataaggccgtttcaaaaaaaagtagTGATAAAGAAGGAGAAGAAGATTTTGGCAATGAGAGCTATGGAGAAGATTATTATGATGCTGCCATGGATGCTGCAAAACTAGATTTATTCGAAGATGAAACTGATGACGAAGAAGAGCTTACTTCGAATAAACCAGAAAAGAAGCTATCAACCTATgaaaaacaacaattagaaatccaaaaacaaattgaaatattagaagaagaagctatcgctgaaaaaaaatgggcTCTAAAGGGTGAAGTCAAAGCTAAAGATCGTCCTGAAGATGCTCTATTGACAGAAGATCTTGAATTCGATAGAGCAGCAAAGCCAGTGCCAATTATAACAAGTGAAGTTACGGAGTCATTAGAAGATATGATAAGAAGAAGGatcaaaaattatgaatttGACGATCTGCCAAGGAGAACAATTCATGACATTACAAACAAACCATTTAAACCAAAATTCGAATTAAGCGACACTAAGTCAACTAAGTCACTTGCTGAGTTATATGAAAATGACTATAATGGTACTAAAGACGAGGACGAAATAAGTGAAGAATTAAGAATGGCTCATAATGAAATAACTGATCTGTTTAACGATTTATGTTATAAGCTGGATGCATTATCATCCGCTCATTTCATTCCAAAACCATTGAAAAAGTCTCTTGAAGTTAGAGTTGAAACTGCAGCTATTTCAATGGAAGATGCTCAACCATTAACCTTGTCTACCAGCTCTACTTTAGCTCCACAAGAAATTTATAAGGTTGGTAAATCAGAAAATGGCAATGAAGTTAGATTAAAGAACGGTGTCACTATATCGAAGGATGAAATGACTAGAGAAGATAAGGGCAGATTACGTAGATCaatgaaaagaaagaagTCTAAAGCATTTGCAGCTAGAGAAGATAAGCCTAGTAAGAAATCTAAAAAAGAGTCTGTCATCGATACACTATCAAAAGCCAAAAATGTTACAATTGTTAATGATAAAGGTGAAAAGCGTGATGTTAGAGGTAATATCAGAAAAGCTGAAAATGGGATAACTAGTAATAATGTGAAATTGTAA
- the NOC3 gene encoding Noc3p (similar to Saccharomyces cerevisiae NOC3 (YLR002C); ancestral locus Anc_5.222), translating to MARVKRSQSKIQQRTSKKRKYEDSLLENGTFNDIGEVDAAAMEILGQEESSSRSKSKKENKWDNELQDYELKPRTLKNYDNEEDLVEGLPIKIGGKIERKLHKKENKLHGNEQGEDSNEDNIESAKGQKEDQLQDDDEEEENPDTEEKIIELKELIAELVEKIMTEPEDNVAALGRLCKMAGSKNPNTCKFSTLALVPVFKSIIPGYKIRPLTELEKKEKVSKEVAKLRHFEQSLIIHYKTYLDLLVKFSRVANNDSPIKVAIGNLAVQAANQIAFNASHFNFKTEVLTLLIRRIAKPNLSADPTAAQTIKTLENLMVDDDEGAISVDIVRIFSKILKVRKYSIDESVLNILLSLDVLKDYDPNTKNNEEEIRIKQRKKDRVHLSKKQRKARKEMKEIEEEMRKAELAVSAEEREHNQAEILKLVLSLYLNILREGSAVLLAPVLEGLAKFGNMANFDLLGDFLEVLKEIIRDTDLALLSPIEIRKFLLCIVSAFSLVSNNNAMKINIDLSVFVEALYSILPMIALDSDIELSYKSLRFADPLGIEITKPAVDVSTKAELLLKALDHIFFRSKSGTKERATAFTKRLYMLMLHTPEKTSMAILKFIDKLMNRYPEIRGLYSTEDCIGNGIFHLESNSISRCNIDAATLWENSLLWNHYSSVVVKGVNALSNRSKDSNR from the coding sequence ATGGCAAGAGTTAAAAGATCTCAATCTAAAATTCAGCAGAGAACttcaaagaaaagaaagtaTGAAGATTCCCTTCTAGAAAATGGTACATTCAATGATATTGGGGAAGTAGATGCTGCAGCAATGGAAATACTTGGACAGGAAGAATCTTCAAGTAGAAGTAAGAGTAAGAAGGAAAATAAATGGGACAATGAACTTCAAGATTACGAATTGAAACCCAGAACTCTGAAAAATTAcgataatgaagaagacTTAGTTGAAGGTTTACCAATCAAAATTGGTggaaaaattgaaagaaagCTACATAAAAAAGAGAACAAACTACATGGAAATGAGCAAGGTGAAGATAGTAATGaagataatattgaatCGGCTAAAGGGCAAAAAGAAGACCAACTTCAAGACGACGAtgaggaagaagaaaatcCTGATactgaagaaaaaattattgaattaaaagaacTTATTGCTGAATTGGTGGAGAAGATAATGACTGAACCAGAAGATAATGTTGCTGCATTGGGCCGTTTATGTAAAATGGCTGGTTCAAAAAATCCAAATACTTGCAAATTTTCAACGCTAGCTTTGGTTCcagtttttaaaagtatCATCCCAGGATACAAAATTAGACCATTAACTGAACtcgaaaaaaaagagaaggTTTCAAAAGAAGTAGCAAAATTAAGACATTTTGAGCAATCtttaattattcattataagacatatttagatttattGGTTAAATTTTCTAGAGTTGCAAACAATGACTCACCAATTAAAGTAGCTATAGGTAATTTAGCAGTTCAGGCTGCAAACCAAATTGCATTTAATGCATCTCATTTCAACTTTAAAACTGAAGTCTTAACTCTATTAATTCGTCGTATAGCAAAGCCAAATTTATCAGCCGATCCAACTGCGGCACAAACCATTAAAACCCTGGAAAATTTAATggttgatgatgatgaaggtGCTATATCTGTTGATATTGttagaattttttcaaagattttaaaagtaaGAAAGTATTCCATTGATGAATCTGTTTTGAACATACTATTATCTCTAGATGTTTTGAAGGATTATGATCCTAAcactaaaaataatgaggAGGAAATTAGGATTAAACAAAGGAAGAAAGATAGAGTCCATCTATctaaaaaacaaagaaaagcCAGGAAAGAAATGAAggaaattgaagaagaaatgcGCAAAGCTGAACTGGCTGTTTCTGCTGAAGAACGAGAGCATAATCAAGCTGAAATACTGAAATTGGTATTATCtttgtatttgaatattttacgTGAAGGATCTGCAGTATTGCTGGCTCCAGTATTGGAAGGTTTAGCCAAGTTTGGTAATATGGCAAACTTTGATTTGTTAGGTGACTTCTTAGAggttttaaaagaaattattagagATACTGATCTAGCATTGTTATCCCCAATAGAAATTaggaaatttttattatgtaTAGTTAGTGCCTTCTCTTTAGTGTCCAATAATAACgcaatgaaaataaatattgacTTATCCGTGTTTGTGGAGGCTTTATACTCAATTTTACCGATGATTGCATTAGATTCTGATATTGAATTGTCCTATAAATCCTTAAGATTTGCTGATCCCTTAGGTATAGAAATTACAAAACCTGCAGTGGACGTTTCAACAAAAGCTGAATTACTATTAAAAGCTTTGGACCACATTTTCTTTAGATCAAAATCAGGCACAAAAGAAAGGGCTACTGCATTTACTAAAAGATTATATATGCTAATGCTACATACCCCTGAAAAGACTAGCATGGCTAttcttaaatttattgataaattgaTGAATAGATATCCTGAAATTCGTGGGTTATACTCAACAGAAGATTGCATAGGAAATGGTATATTCCATTTAGAATCGAACAGCATATCTAGATGCAATATTGATGCTGCTACTCTATGGGAAAACTCATTATTATGGAATCATTATAGCTCAGTTGTCGTTAAGGGTGTAAATGCATTATCTAACCGCTCAAAAGATTCAAACAGATAA
- the TBLA0D03140 gene encoding uncharacterized protein, with amino-acid sequence MLTKIITLFIWCYTISVTSASDITQKLSFSNLAIVPETASKLPQEGWQTSFDFSVSDPSALSKGDIFTIDLPHVYRIKFENDADYLTVFLKDGTAAFKCHASQQAAYKFKDTILSCTVASDLSSYSSVSGSIEFSISFSNGDSLYQYEFENAKYFKSGKMNFQFDDLSADVTFDATELTDLLYAVGRSTSYDSVESYYLAMQCKNGAISEGSIVINYDINGEDFQLDCQSAQARLAKDFNDWWFPTSEGESNAIDVVCYGSNLMINVANADPEHMLWINALQSVKKGVNTIDHDITMDYTCVDTVASSTYSIETSTTKRFVIYQGINFATGSGSTLDFSSATPTVDITSTTTTGWTGHYTSTYSTGVTTFTGSDGIPTTATTYFVETPNVNTVTTTTTGWTGHYTSTYSTGVTTFTGSDGIPTTATTYFVETPNVNTVTTTTTGWTGHYTSTYSTGVTTFTGSDGIPTTATTYFVETPGLANSISNTLSSNSSKSISIPSSSLPESKYTTIITTFNNVTSTIITCIESSSSKGTVSFSKSSLSSRSMFTTSISSIPEANILTTTSSITTASETNLYRPPATTISPVVSTVSTFSSSDKPSSSSSQTIDIIVSKTTFVTNSRISTKTTYIESYQSSSSDIEITTQQTETMRITSTVSSLSKSKIPSLLLNVNNMIPITSSSIVTVSTIPLQEYQGLGCHISIKNNILALVFTFISFISF; translated from the coding sequence ATGTTAACTAAAATCATTACTCTATTTATATGGTGTTACACTATTAGTGTAACATCTGCATCAGATATTACACAAAAgctttctttttcaaatttagcCATTGTACCAGAAACTGCATCGAAACTCCCTCAAGAAGGATGGCAAACATCTTTCGATTTTTCTGTGTCTGATCCTTCTGCTTTATCCAAGGGAGATATATTTACCATAGATCTGCCTCATGTTTACCgtattaaatttgaaaatgatgcTGACTATTTGACTGTTTTCCTTAAAGATGGCACAGCTGCTTTCAAATGCCATGCATCTCAGCAAGCTgcttataaatttaaagatactATTTTATCATGCACTGTCGCTTCAGACCTATCTTCCTATTCTTCTGTTTCAGGGTCtattgaattttcaattagTTTTAGTAATGGTGATTCTTTATATCaatatgaatttgaaaatgctaaatattttaaaagtgGTAAAATGAACTTTCaatttgatgatttatCTGCTGATGTTACCTTTGATGCTACTGAATTAACAGATTTGCTATACGCAGTTGGTCGTTCAACTTCATATGATAGCGTGgaaagttattatttagcAATGCAATGTAAGAATGGTGCTATTTCTGAAGGTTCGATAGTAATCAACTATGATATTAATGGCGAAGACTTTCAATTAGACTGTCAATCAGCTCAAGCTCGATTAGCTAAAGACTTTAACGATTGGTGGTTCCCCACCTCAGAAGGGGAATCTAATGCTATTGATGTCGTTTGTTATGGGAGTAATTTAATGATTAATGTTGCTAATGCTGATCCTGAACATATGTTATGGATAAATGCCCTTCAAAGCGTAAAAAAAGGTGTGAATACAATTGATCATGATATTACAATGGATTACACTTGTGTTGATACCGTTGCAAGTAGTACTTATTCGATTGAAACATCAACAACAAAACGTTTCGTCATATACCAGGGTATAAATTTTGCTACCGGCTCAGGTAGTACACTTGATTTCAGTAGTGCTACACCTACTGTTGATATTACTTCTACCACTACCACTGGTTGGACCGGTCACTATACCAGTACTTACTCTACTGGCGTTACCACATTCACTGGGTCGGATGGGATACCCACCACTGCTACCACATACTTTGTCGAAACTCCAAACGTTAATACCGTAACTACCACTACCACTGGCTGGACCGGTCACTATACCAGTACTTACTCTACTGGCGTTACCACATTCACTGGGTCGGATGGGATACCCACCACTGCTACCACATACTTTGTCGAAACTCCAAACGTTAATACCGTAACTACCACTACCACTGGCTGGACCGGTCACTATACCAGTACTTACTCTACTGGCGTTACCACATTCACTGGGTCGGATGGGATACCTACCACTGCTACTACCTACTTTGTCGAAACTCCAGGCTTAGCAAATTCAATAAGTAACACTttatcttctaattcttcaaaaagTATCAGTATTCCAAGCTCAAGTCTCCCAGAGTCCAAGTATACGACCATTATTACaacatttaataatgtaaCTAGCACTATTATTACATGTATCGAATCTTCGTCATCAAAAGGGACCGTtagtttttcaaaatcttcaCTCTCTTCTCGTTCTATGTTTACTACCTCCATTTCCAGTATACCTGAAGCAAATATATTGACAACTACTTCATCAATTACAACTGCTTCTGAAACTAATTTATACAGACCACCGGCTACTACCATATCTCCAGTAGTTTCTACAGTAAGCACTTTTTCTTCGTCAGATAAACCCAGTTCAAGTTCATCTCAAACTATTGATATAATAGTTTCCAAGACAACTTTTGTTACGAATAGTAGAATCTCTACCAAAACGACTTATATTGAAAGTTATCAATCTTCTTCGAgtgatattgaaataacTACTCAACAAACTGAAACAATGAGGATTACTTCAACAGTTTCTTCACTTTCGAAATCTAAAATACCaagtttattattgaatgtCAATAATATGATACCAATTACATCATCGTCAATAGTAACAGTTTCAACAATTCCTCTTCAAGAATACCAGGGACTAGGTTGCcatatttctattaaaaataatatattggCTTTAGtatttacatttatttcatttatttctttttaa